Proteins co-encoded in one Ziziphus jujuba cultivar Dongzao chromosome 9, ASM3175591v1 genomic window:
- the LOC107426324 gene encoding cysteine-tryptophan domain-containing zinc finger protein 7 isoform X2: MISVGCRDARKEKVLGFGGGGREMEDTELEEGEACSYPNNGDYDASIDPDIALSYLDEKLQDVLGHFQKDFEGGVSAENLGAKFGGYGSFLPTYQRSPVCSHPRTPPKVQKHSTPRSPNNLQVESGGHWPASTSSTSLPALKAPAGNDSGKQEMSMAATCVAESTPRFDSINKRSANVPDQKTLKVRIKVGSDNLSTRKNAAIYSGLGLDDSPTSSLDDSPSESEGISHEPQNVPFESPTSILQIMTSFPVHGGLLLSPLPDDLIHLIEKEKLSKEGRYVPLARGGPDSFGPLLNGSDTMKGGGKIMGKKNMKPAERNDNSAESKNGNNGDARNGIGGVTKREQDLDALICEELVSKTLKLPILSNSYSTSGDMILSRGKNNKGIVRDKLSSDQVEEELMESTFTQEHGWVEKPKASSAGKGLEDRKRSSIDEIPVLPNKEGQQKGEKNYDSVKDGYVAKGRKVLSTEIMDSSKQKANQKAILHEQQTTLHLGKDQPFPGEKKKSKGSHGTLAMEVAKESLKVGSSVAPKTKKSIHMDNSASNSDSEIKLRKDLGRTSIHRDFFGDLEEEENQTDLLEVPSENKLKDAHMVTKSLSAIENAPKEGSGANKFDKQSPSASYPVVASNVAPHSGNGPISDSAPATVAPVVIEESWVCCDKCQKWRLLPLGTNPDHLPEKWLCSMLNWLPGLNRCSVSEEETTKALIALYQLPAPESQNNLHNNPGGYFSGATLANFRHPDQNPQNFGWHTALGNGKKKHVTNKEGPTQLSNSVKKIMQASVKSRSLNDVNNSPLMAEPDLQQVSKSSDLSVEKQKYKHKEKLRAVEPPTDGGDTKNLKMRSKKDSDQDSSRASKKIKTENKNITDEDWASDHSGATGKVRPSSSSGLPASSSGKDRIKYSDRSSSKDSKDSKFDAKDRFQVSVMKPKVKGEVSVDDGSIDMGNTETRDNPKKRRIKEFQNGPLSGTGNLQDSTAFVKEEFSENDYRKEKKARTRTEGKESSGSKGNGRTDKKSSRMKNQQLGQDLGSSLSQRSLEGMDCLKRDLGSIQAPLAATSSSSKVSGSHKTKSSFHEVKGSPVESVSSSPMRISNPNKLMSVTRDLTVKDDLLNAGHFANGSPKLSYDGEDFGGSDQTRAGRKDKAAIVAHHGSLESTVHDFQDGDFNHIGSKARKQASSPSIIKIQQSMNGAVDNSDQDTQHPNKPLDPDQFGGGEKENDCHYRANGYHSRKSGKGSSSRLKDKNRSSKSDLDMDKVKNSDVHDEPHSYSPSCEVKPRDGKSKLQVKSGDKSDEIENKFLNRKACSGNFFSESSKRENQLNLGDQDGLDLKVDAISRKEAFSPKQILLQECKEKSSQKLVSGKTNQMETASGRGRSPPMPPSGGSQIDSLAHCPRPVTGLLKGNGADTLQVNAAEGNDVLKFQKQIRKGDEQNGYRPISSRHPTKNGHRVRDLDTPSPVRRDPSGHAANVALKEAKDLKRMADRFKNSGLNTERTGLYLQAALKFLHGASLLESSNCDSVKHNDMTQSVHIYSSTAKLCEFCAHEYEKSKDMAAAALAYKCVEVAYMRVIYSTHASVSKDRHELLTALQMIPPGESPSSSASDVDNLNNPTTVDKVAIPKGVTSPQVAANHVIAGRHRTHFSRLLTFTQDICFAMEASRKSRIAFAAVNANMGEAKYGEGISSIKKALDFNFQDIDGLLRLLRLAMEAISR; encoded by the exons ATGATTTCTGTGGGCTGTAGAGATGCGAGGAAGGAAAAAGTACTAGGGTTTGGTGGTGGTGGGAGAGAAATGGAAGACACTGAGCTTGAAGAAGGCGAGGCTTGTTCATACCCGAACAACGGCGATTACGATGCGAGCATCGATCCCGATATTGCTCTCTCTTACCTC GATGAGAAACTTCAAGATGTTTTAGGACACTTCCAAAAAGATTTTGAAGGTGGAGTTTCTGCAGAGAATTTGG GAGCAAAATTTGGTGGTTATGGCTCATTTCTACCTACATATCAGCGGTCTCCGGTGTGTTCTCATCCGAGGACTCCACCAAAAGTTCAGAAACATAGCACACCCAGATCTCCAAACAATTTGCAAGTGGAG TCAGGGGGACATTGGCCTGCCTCTACAAGTTCCACATCACTCCCTGCATTAAAGGCACCAGCAGGGAATGATTCAGGAAAACAAGAAATGAGCATGGCAGCAACTTGTGTTGCAGAATCCACACCGAGATTTGATTCTATAAACAAGAGATCTGCAAATGTACCGGACCAGAAAACATTAAAGGTTCGAATCAAAGTGGGTTCTGATAACTTGTCGACACGAAAAAATGCTGCAATCTACAGTGGGCTTGGCCTTGATGATTCACCAACTTCCTCATTGGATGACAGCCCCTCTGAAAGTGAAGGGATATCTCATGAGCCTCAAAATgttccatttgagtctccaaccAGCATTCTTCAG ATTATGACATCCTTTCCCGTGCATGGGGGTCTACTTTTATCTCCTCTTCCTGATGATCTAATTCAtttaattgaaaaggaaaagcTTTCAAAAGAGGGTAGATATGTGCCACTTGCAAGGGGTGGTCCGGATAGTTTTGGCCCTTTATTGAATGGATCTGATACAATGAAGGGTGGTGGGAAAATTATGGGGAAGAAAAACATGAAACCTGCTGAAAGAAATGATAATTCAGCAGAATCAAAGAATGGAAATAATGGGGATGCTCGAAATGGAATTGGGGGTGTGACAAAAAGGGAACAGGATCTTGATGCGTTAATTTGTGAGGAGCTTGTTTCTAAAACCTTGAAACTTCCTATTCTATCTAATTCATACTCAACTTCTGGTGACATGATACTAAGcagaggaaaaaataataagggCATTGTTAGGGACAAACTATCTTCTGATCAAGTAGAAGAGGAACTAATGGAGTCAACATTCACACAAGAGCATGGCTGGGTTGAGAAGCCAAAAGCCAGTTCAGCTGGAAAGGGTTTGGAAGATAGAAAAAGAAGTTCCATTGATGAAATTCCAGTTCTACCAAATAAAGAGGGCcaacaaaaaggagaaaaaaattatgactCAGTTAAAGATGGTTATGTTGCGAAGGGCAGGAAGGTTTTAAGTACTGAAATCATGGATTCTTCCAAGCAAAAAGCTAATCAGAAGGCAATATTGCATGAACAACAAACAACCTTACATCTTGGGAAGGACCAACCATTTCCAGGGgagaaaaagaaatcaaaagggAGTCATGGCACCCTGGCCATGGAGGTAGCAAAAGAAAGCTTGAAGGTTGGTTCTTCTGTGGCGCCCAAGACAAAGAAGAGCATCCACATGGACAATTCAGCGTCCAATAGTGATTCTGAAATCAAACTACGCAAGGATCTTGGAAGGACCAGTATCCACAGAGATTTCTTTGGAgatttggaagaagaagagaatcAAACAGATCTATTAGAAGTGCCTTCGGAAAATAAGTTGAAAGATGCTCACATGGTTACAAAGAGCCTATCTGCGATAGAAAATGCGCCAAAGGAGGGATCAGGTgctaataaatttgataagcAATCACCATCAGCGTCATATCCTGTAGTGGCTTCAAATGTAGCTCCGCACTCTGGAAATGGACCTATTTCTGATTCAGCCCCTGCAACAGTGGCTCCTGTGGTGATAGAAGAAAGTTGGGTCTGTTGTGACAAGTGTCAGAAGTGGCGGCTTCTTCCACTTGGAACAAATCCTGATCACCTACCTGAGAAGTGGCTGTGTAGCATGCTTAACTGGCT GCCTGGATTGAATCGGTGTAGTGTTAGCGAGGAAGAAACAACAAAAGCTCTTATTGCACTGTACCAACTTCCTGCACCTGAGAGTCAAAATAATCTGCACAATAATCCTGGTGGATATTTCTCGGGAGCGACATTGGCTAATTTTAGACACCCTGACCAAAACCCCCAAAATTTTGGTTGGCATACGGCACTTGGCAATGGAAAGAAGAAACATGTGACAAACAAAGAGGGTCCAACCCAGCTGTCTAACTCTGTGAAGAAAATTATGCAGGCATCAGTCAAAAGTAGAAGCTTAAATGATGTGAACAATTCTCCTCTTATGGCTGAACCTGATCTTCAGCAGGTAAGCAAGTCTAGTGACTTATCTGTGGAGAAACAGAAATATAAGCATAAGGAGAAACTGAGAGCCGTTGAGCCCCCTACTGACGGAG GTGATACTAAAAATTTGAAGATGAGAAGCAAAAAGGACTCTGATCAAGATTCTTCCAGAGCTTCCAAGAAAATCAAGACTGAAAATAAGAATATTACTGATGAAGATTGGGCATCCGATCATAGCGGGGCAACTGGGAAGGTCCGTCCTAGCTCAAGTAGTGGTTTGCCAGCATCTTCATCAGGGAAGGATCGAATTAAATACTCTGATCGCTCCTCTTCAAAAGATTCCAAAGACTCAAAGTTTGATGCAAAGGACAGGTTTCAAGTTTCTGTTATGAAACCAAAAGTCAAAGGCGAGGTTTCTGTGGATGATGGCTCCATAGATATGGGGAACACTGAAACTAGAGATAATCCTAAGAAAAGGAGAATTAAGGAATTTCAGAATGGACCTCTCTCAGGTACAGGAAATCTCCAGGACAGTACAGCTTTCGTGAAGGAAGAGTTTAGTGAAAATGACTACCGGAAGGAAAAGAAGGCAAGAACTAGGACTGAGGGGAAAGAGTCCAGTGGAAGCAAAGGCAATGGTAGAACGGACAAAAAGAGTAGTCGTATGAAGAACCAGCAACTTGGGCAAGATCTTGGCAGCAGTCTGTCTCAGCGGAGTTTGGAAGGTATGGATTGCTTGAAAAGGGATTTGGGATCTATACAGGCTCCTTTGGCTGCTACTTCAAGCTCTTCCAAAGTCTCTGGTTCCCACAAAACAAAATCCAGCTTCCACGAAGTGAAAGGCTCACCGGTAGAATCAGTTTCTTCATCACCTATGAGAATTTCAAATCCAAATAAGCTTATGTCAGTCACTAGAGACCTCACAGTGAAAGATGACTTACTGAATGCTGGTCATTTTGCAAATGGTAGTCCAAAACTAAGCTATGATGGTGAAGATTTTGGTGGGAGTGATCAAACCCGAGCAGGAAGAAAGGACAAAGCAGCCATTGTGGCTCATCATGGGTCCCTTGAATCTACTGTGCATGATTTTCAAGACGGGGATTTTAATCACATAGGTAGCAAAGCTAGAAAACAGGCATCTTCTCCTAGTATTATAAAAATCCAGCAATCTATGAATGGTGCTGTTGATAATTCAGACCAAGATACTCAACATCCTAACAAACCATTGGACCCGGATCAATTTGGTGGTGGAGAGAAGGAGAATGACTGTCATTACCGTGCTAATGGGTATCACTCAAGGAAGTCTGGAAAAGGGTCGTCTTCACGGTTGAAGGACAAGAATCGGAGCTCTAAATCTGATTTGGACATGGACAAGGTCAAGAATTCAGATGTTCATGATGAACCACACAGTTACTCACCTTCATGTGAAGTAAAACCTAGGGATGGTAAAAGCAAGTTGCAGGTGAAGTCTGGGGATAAATCTGATGAAATTGAGAACAAGTTTCTCAATAGGAAAGCTTGTTCAGGAAATTTTTTTAGTGAGAGTAGTAAAAGAGAGAATCAACTAAATCTTGGAGATCAAGATGGTCTAGATCTGAAAGTAGATGCAATTTCCAGAAAAGAAGCTTTTAGTCCAAAGCAGATTCTGTTGCAGGAGTGCAAGGAGAAGTCCTCACAAAAGTTGGTTTCTGGAAAAACTAATCAAATGGAAACAGCCTCTGGAAGGGGGAGATCACCACCAATGCCACCCTCAGGAGGGTCTCAAATTGATTCACTGGCTCATTGCCCACGTCCAGTTACTGGTTTACTTAAAGGAAATGGAGCAGATACTTTACAAGTTAATGCAGCTGAAGGTAATGatgttttgaaatttcaaaaacagATTCGAAAGGGTGATGAGCAGAATGGATATAGGCCCATTAGTTCAAGACATCCCACAAAGAATGGACACAGGGTCAGGGATCTTGACACTCCAAGTCCCGTTAGAAGGGATCCCTCAGGCCATGCTGCTAATGTTGCTTTGAAAGAAGCTAAGGATCTAAAACGCATGGCTGATCGTTTCAAG AACTCTGGTTTGAATACTGAGAGAACAGGGCTCTATCTCCAAGCAGCCCTAAAGTTTCTTCATGGAGCATCTCTGTTGGAATCTAGCAACTGTGACAGTGTCAAACATAATGATATGACACAGtcagtacatatatatagcaGCACTGCTAAATTATGCGA GTTTTGCGCCCATGAATATGAGAAATCCAAAGACATGGCTGCTGCTGCTCTGGCCTACAAATGTGTGGAGGTGGCTTACATGAGAGTAATTTATTCCACACATGCTAGTGTGAGTAAGGATCGGCATGAGTTACTGACGGCTCTACAGATGATTCCTCCTG GTGAATCTCCTTCCTCTTCTGCCTCTGACGTTGATAATTTAAACAACCCCACAACAGTGGACAAGGTTGCAATACCTAAAGGTGTTACCTCCCCCCAGGTTGCTGCAAACCATGTCATTGCAGGACGGCATCGTACCCACTTTTCACGATTGCTTACTTTT ACACAGGATATATGTTTTGCTATGGAAGCATCAAGGAAATCAAGGATTGCTTTTGCAGCTGTTAATGCAAATATGGGAGAGGCCAAATATGGGGAGGGTATCTCTTCCATTAAGAAGGCTCTTGATTTTAACTTCCAAGATATAGATGGGCTACTTCGTTTGTTACGTCTTGCAATGGAGGCTATTAGTCGTTAA